From Scylla paramamosain isolate STU-SP2022 chromosome 16, ASM3559412v1, whole genome shotgun sequence, one genomic window encodes:
- the LOC135107949 gene encoding coiled-coil domain-containing protein 77-like isoform X3 has product MLRYRKASRPTFDEGERQDMTRELIELRSALSDINVFLHAERQQVSRLHAENEQLQLANLEAEKKVSMLLTLSGLTEGELKVFLRDARRTTIVKQRLPPHLRMLHNKLREDLPKPAPGHPEESDEELILKAEINSLKKQLQESKRNWQCEKDALLQDRTLVASENKLQVSKDEAHINLLTARLEESQNLVTETIQDSLKSKSKMQDLEMKWLAEKDYLLSVLASMEENMSLVSHLEAIGRSGSYTDLTKTKSTCELKDLRRENELLRTEMAEAEDLCAVYESQCLQLEQKMCKLREEKEASEQMFKERNQKLAKQIEMLKEENMKLDERRKTDTRGFQSSIRLLKEDMKTVVHQMYKLTMAFSGDTIPVDFTVLNEMQAVATLVRAVQNTISEARRRALKGESDLVHTGEL; this is encoded by the exons ATGCTGAG ATACAGGAAGGCATCAAGACCCACATTTGATGAAGGGGAGCGTCAGGACATGACACGTGAGCTGATTGAGCTGCGGTCAGCCTTGTCGGACATCAATGTTTTCCTCCATGCAGAGAGGCAGCAAGTTTCTCGTCTTCATGCAGAAAATGAACAGCTGCAG TTAGCAAATCTAGAGGCTGAGAAGAAGGTGTCAATGTTGTTGACCTTGAGTGGCTTGACAGAGGGAGAGCTGAAGGTGTTCTTGCGTGATGCCCGCCGCACCACCATTGTCAAACAGAGGTTGCCACCACACCTCAGAATGCTCCATAATAAGCTGAGGGAGGACTTGCCAAAGCCTGCACCAGGACACCCAG aGGAAAGTGATGAAGAATTAATCCTGAAAGCAGAGATTAACTCCCTGAAAAAGCAACTACAAGAATCAAAGAGAAACTGGCAGTGTGAGAAAGATGCTCTCCTCCAGGACAGAACATTAGTAGCCTCTGAAAACAAGCTTCAGGTCTCCAAGGATGAGGCACACATCAATCTTCTTACAGCAAG GTTAGAAGAGTCCCAGAATCTTGTCACAGAGACCATTCAAGATTCATTGAAGTCCAAGTCTAAAATGCAGGATCTGGAGATGAAGTGGTTGGCTGAGAAGGACTATCTCCTCTCTGTCTTAGCTTCTATGGAGGAAAACATGTCTTTAGTCTCTCACTTGGAG gCTATTGGCAGGTCAGGCAGTTATACGGATCTAACGAAGACAAAATCAACATGTGAACTTAAAGATCTGAGGCGAGAGAATGAACTACTGAGG ACTGAGATGGCAGAAGCTGAAGATTTATGTGCTGTTTATGAGTCCCAGTGTCTACAGCTGGAGCAGAAAATGTGCAAACTtcgtgaggagaaggaagcaagtGAGCAGATGTTTAAG GAGCGAAACCAAAAACTTGCTAAACAGATTGAAATGctaaaagaggaaaacatgaagCTAGATGAAAGGCGAAAGACAGATACTCGAGGCTTTCAGTCCAGCATCAGACTTTTGAAAGAAGATATGAAGACAGTTGTCCATCAGATGTATAAG CTGACAATGGCCTTCTCTGGTGATACCATACCAGTGGATTTCACAGTGCTGAATGAGATGCAGGCAGTGGCTACTTTGGTTCGGGCAGTGCAGAATACTATCAGTGAGGCCAGACGGAGGGCACTCAAGGGGGAGAGTGACCTTGTCCATACTGGAGAGTTATAG
- the LOC135107950 gene encoding uncharacterized protein LOC135107950, with protein MMRALSKKVKTTMSDVKNKTIDKGYDDLKGEDDLKKESSHTPLSGERREEEDCGRGRGIGTFWRRLCCCWDAYPQHPLLPASVVTHRKISRVVSMESLKENTEMDPNQTITVPLDLPLDQMTPQEKLHHVRALNRFYSSSLSASSTQSIPLELLQPSAAKYGQKTNGSKYGHGRKGSESTIRSGQRSPGSISSPGSARRFPSTPSASPRPTRPTQLSLASSSSSSKGSSTPTPTAGSTASTPSTPRSRSGSWGMVKAGFSSLMRAVTPTSRPESSLFAPDENGESEASDEEPEAMRPATGGLDNPTRECYGAVKLAVLGWQGRWVQVGICGLEGLPWVGGSGGIMLEVCVDPGGRSRWLALPHAHGPSVNVKLEAVVKGPREAKARKKGVVRVAVWVCGRVWKHCAIGTALTPLVESSGPIMAPLHNHSQLIEELGLVEVSLRCDLP; from the exons atgatgcGAGCGCTCTCCAAAAAG GTCAAAACAACGATGTCCGACGTGAAGAATAAGACCATCGACAAAGGTTACGATGACTTGAAGGGCGAAGACGACCTGAAGAAGGAAAGCTCACATACACCATTAtcgggggagaggagagaggaggaggactgcggaagagggagagggataggaaCCTTTTGGCGGcgtctctgctgctgctgggacgCCTACCCGCAGCACccgctcctccctgcctccgtcGTCACCCACAGGAAGAtttcaag AGTCGTGTCAATGGAATCCCTGAAGGAGAACACGGAGATGGACCCGAATCAGACCATCACTGTGCCCCTTGATCTACCGCTGGACCAGATGACGCCCCAGGAGAAGCTGCATCACGTTCGTGCCCTAAATCGTTTCTACTCCAGCTCCCTCTCCGCCAGCTCCACGCAGTCCATCCCTCTCGAACTCCTCCAGCCGTCCGCCGCCAAGTACGGCCAAAAGACTAACG ggtcgAAGTATGGGCACGGCAGGAAGGGGAGCGAGAGTACCATTCGAAGTGGTCAGCGAAGCCCAGGCAGCATCTCTAGTCCTGGGAGTGCCCGCCGCTTCCCCTCCACGCCCTCAGCCAGCCCGCGCCCCACTCGACCTACACAgctctccctcgcctcctcctcctccagcagcaagGGTAGctccacgcccacacccacagCAGGATCCACCGCCAGCACGCCCTCGACGCCGCGGAGTCGGTCTGGCAGCTGGGGTATGGTGAAGGCCGGGTTCTCCAGTCTGATGCGAGCTGTGACACCCACGTCCCGCCCTGAGTCCAGTCTGTTTGCCCCTG ATGAGAACGGCGAGAGCGAGGCGTCAGACGAGGAGCCCGAGGCAATGAGGCCAGCGACGGGCGGCCTGGACAACCCGACCCGGGAGTGTTATGGCGCCGTCAAACTGGCTGTGCTTGGCTGGCAGGGGCGCTG GGTGCAAGTTGGCATATGTGGGCTGGAGGGCCTGCcgtgggtgggtgggtctgGCGGCATCATGCTGGAGGTGTGCGTGGACCCCGGGGGACGGTCGCGGTGGCTGGCGCTGCCTCACGCCCACGGCCCCTCCGTCAACGTCAAG CTGGAGGCGGTGGTGAAGGGCCCGAGGGAGGCGAAGGCGAGGAAGAAGGGGGTGGTGCGGGTGGCCGTGTGGGTGTGCGGGAGGGTGTGGAAGCACTGCGCCATCGGCACTGCCCTCACGCCCCTCGTGGAGTCCTCAGGTCCCATCATGGCGCCCCTACATAATCACTCACAG CTAATAGAGGAACTAGGGTTGGTGGAGGTCAGTTTACGTTGCGACTTACCGTGA
- the LOC135107949 gene encoding coiled-coil domain-containing protein 77-like isoform X1, with product MAATDRLRSSLKKANNFSVNRRSIDALKNAERIDVNEELGKLQPSQRLLDFYREKITKIETEHQRMWDLLEKYRKASRPTFDEGERQDMTRELIELRSALSDINVFLHAERQQVSRLHAENEQLQLANLEAEKKVSMLLTLSGLTEGELKVFLRDARRTTIVKQRLPPHLRMLHNKLREDLPKPAPGHPEESDEELILKAEINSLKKQLQESKRNWQCEKDALLQDRTLVASENKLQVSKDEAHINLLTARLEESQNLVTETIQDSLKSKSKMQDLEMKWLAEKDYLLSVLASMEENMSLVSHLEAIGRSGSYTDLTKTKSTCELKDLRRENELLRTEMAEAEDLCAVYESQCLQLEQKMCKLREEKEASEQMFKERNQKLAKQIEMLKEENMKLDERRKTDTRGFQSSIRLLKEDMKTVVHQMYKLTMAFSGDTIPVDFTVLNEMQAVATLVRAVQNTISEARRRALKGESDLVHTGEL from the exons ACTAAGAAGTTCTCTGAAGAAGGCAAATAATTTTTCAGTCAACAGAAGAAGTATAGATGCATTAAAAAATGCTGAG AGAATTGATGTTAACGAGGAGCTGGGAAAGTTGCAGCCATCACAACGCCTTCTTGACTTTTACCGAGAAAAAATCACTAAGATTGAAACAGAACACCAACGCATGTGGGACTTGCTTGAGAA ATACAGGAAGGCATCAAGACCCACATTTGATGAAGGGGAGCGTCAGGACATGACACGTGAGCTGATTGAGCTGCGGTCAGCCTTGTCGGACATCAATGTTTTCCTCCATGCAGAGAGGCAGCAAGTTTCTCGTCTTCATGCAGAAAATGAACAGCTGCAG TTAGCAAATCTAGAGGCTGAGAAGAAGGTGTCAATGTTGTTGACCTTGAGTGGCTTGACAGAGGGAGAGCTGAAGGTGTTCTTGCGTGATGCCCGCCGCACCACCATTGTCAAACAGAGGTTGCCACCACACCTCAGAATGCTCCATAATAAGCTGAGGGAGGACTTGCCAAAGCCTGCACCAGGACACCCAG aGGAAAGTGATGAAGAATTAATCCTGAAAGCAGAGATTAACTCCCTGAAAAAGCAACTACAAGAATCAAAGAGAAACTGGCAGTGTGAGAAAGATGCTCTCCTCCAGGACAGAACATTAGTAGCCTCTGAAAACAAGCTTCAGGTCTCCAAGGATGAGGCACACATCAATCTTCTTACAGCAAG GTTAGAAGAGTCCCAGAATCTTGTCACAGAGACCATTCAAGATTCATTGAAGTCCAAGTCTAAAATGCAGGATCTGGAGATGAAGTGGTTGGCTGAGAAGGACTATCTCCTCTCTGTCTTAGCTTCTATGGAGGAAAACATGTCTTTAGTCTCTCACTTGGAG gCTATTGGCAGGTCAGGCAGTTATACGGATCTAACGAAGACAAAATCAACATGTGAACTTAAAGATCTGAGGCGAGAGAATGAACTACTGAGG ACTGAGATGGCAGAAGCTGAAGATTTATGTGCTGTTTATGAGTCCCAGTGTCTACAGCTGGAGCAGAAAATGTGCAAACTtcgtgaggagaaggaagcaagtGAGCAGATGTTTAAG GAGCGAAACCAAAAACTTGCTAAACAGATTGAAATGctaaaagaggaaaacatgaagCTAGATGAAAGGCGAAAGACAGATACTCGAGGCTTTCAGTCCAGCATCAGACTTTTGAAAGAAGATATGAAGACAGTTGTCCATCAGATGTATAAG CTGACAATGGCCTTCTCTGGTGATACCATACCAGTGGATTTCACAGTGCTGAATGAGATGCAGGCAGTGGCTACTTTGGTTCGGGCAGTGCAGAATACTATCAGTGAGGCCAGACGGAGGGCACTCAAGGGGGAGAGTGACCTTGTCCATACTGGAGAGTTATAG
- the LOC135107951 gene encoding uncharacterized protein LOC135107951, whose amino-acid sequence MKDHVEVVCRSGLWVKGHRVERITSPSVKLPVTQDPVIRTRSVFTLPRNNLQHAAVILKVIYTNKWAGEDVVGRVQLGPLLYLGSFSEHQPAIPRPSYNTAITLSHWGLALKTPGPTTFWHHLQM is encoded by the exons Atgaaag ATCACGTGGAGGTGGTGTGTCGTTCTGGCCTGTGGGTGAAGGGACATCGCGTGGAGAGAATCACCTCGCCCTCTGTCAAGCTTCCAGTCACACAGGATCCGGTCATCCGCACTCGCTCCGTCTTCACGCTGCCTCGGAACAACCTGCAACACGCCGCCGTCATTCtcaag GTGATATACACGAACAAATGGGCTGGAGAGGACGTGGTTGGCCGCGTGCAGCTTGGGCCACTCTTGTACCTCGGCAGCTTCTCAGAGCACCAGCCTGCCATTCCCAGGCCCTCCTATAACACTGCTATAACCCTCTCCCACTGGGGCCTGGCGCTCAAGACTCCAGGCCCCACCACCTTCTGGCACCACCTGCAGATGTAG
- the LOC135107949 gene encoding coiled-coil domain-containing protein 77-like isoform X2, giving the protein MAATDRYRKASRPTFDEGERQDMTRELIELRSALSDINVFLHAERQQVSRLHAENEQLQLANLEAEKKVSMLLTLSGLTEGELKVFLRDARRTTIVKQRLPPHLRMLHNKLREDLPKPAPGHPEESDEELILKAEINSLKKQLQESKRNWQCEKDALLQDRTLVASENKLQVSKDEAHINLLTARLEESQNLVTETIQDSLKSKSKMQDLEMKWLAEKDYLLSVLASMEENMSLVSHLEAIGRSGSYTDLTKTKSTCELKDLRRENELLRTEMAEAEDLCAVYESQCLQLEQKMCKLREEKEASEQMFKERNQKLAKQIEMLKEENMKLDERRKTDTRGFQSSIRLLKEDMKTVVHQMYKLTMAFSGDTIPVDFTVLNEMQAVATLVRAVQNTISEARRRALKGESDLVHTGEL; this is encoded by the exons ATACAGGAAGGCATCAAGACCCACATTTGATGAAGGGGAGCGTCAGGACATGACACGTGAGCTGATTGAGCTGCGGTCAGCCTTGTCGGACATCAATGTTTTCCTCCATGCAGAGAGGCAGCAAGTTTCTCGTCTTCATGCAGAAAATGAACAGCTGCAG TTAGCAAATCTAGAGGCTGAGAAGAAGGTGTCAATGTTGTTGACCTTGAGTGGCTTGACAGAGGGAGAGCTGAAGGTGTTCTTGCGTGATGCCCGCCGCACCACCATTGTCAAACAGAGGTTGCCACCACACCTCAGAATGCTCCATAATAAGCTGAGGGAGGACTTGCCAAAGCCTGCACCAGGACACCCAG aGGAAAGTGATGAAGAATTAATCCTGAAAGCAGAGATTAACTCCCTGAAAAAGCAACTACAAGAATCAAAGAGAAACTGGCAGTGTGAGAAAGATGCTCTCCTCCAGGACAGAACATTAGTAGCCTCTGAAAACAAGCTTCAGGTCTCCAAGGATGAGGCACACATCAATCTTCTTACAGCAAG GTTAGAAGAGTCCCAGAATCTTGTCACAGAGACCATTCAAGATTCATTGAAGTCCAAGTCTAAAATGCAGGATCTGGAGATGAAGTGGTTGGCTGAGAAGGACTATCTCCTCTCTGTCTTAGCTTCTATGGAGGAAAACATGTCTTTAGTCTCTCACTTGGAG gCTATTGGCAGGTCAGGCAGTTATACGGATCTAACGAAGACAAAATCAACATGTGAACTTAAAGATCTGAGGCGAGAGAATGAACTACTGAGG ACTGAGATGGCAGAAGCTGAAGATTTATGTGCTGTTTATGAGTCCCAGTGTCTACAGCTGGAGCAGAAAATGTGCAAACTtcgtgaggagaaggaagcaagtGAGCAGATGTTTAAG GAGCGAAACCAAAAACTTGCTAAACAGATTGAAATGctaaaagaggaaaacatgaagCTAGATGAAAGGCGAAAGACAGATACTCGAGGCTTTCAGTCCAGCATCAGACTTTTGAAAGAAGATATGAAGACAGTTGTCCATCAGATGTATAAG CTGACAATGGCCTTCTCTGGTGATACCATACCAGTGGATTTCACAGTGCTGAATGAGATGCAGGCAGTGGCTACTTTGGTTCGGGCAGTGCAGAATACTATCAGTGAGGCCAGACGGAGGGCACTCAAGGGGGAGAGTGACCTTGTCCATACTGGAGAGTTATAG